In Miscanthus floridulus cultivar M001 chromosome 8, ASM1932011v1, whole genome shotgun sequence, the sequence TCTTTTTTTTTCGAACTTCGATAGACCCTAAAACTCTAGTGGTTAGTAATTTTTAGGGTGTAATTGCGCATTCTTATTTATGCCTAAATTGTATTCTAGGCTAGTAGCATAAAGAGGAATGGGTCGTCAGGTGTGCCTTGTTGATCTCTTCAAATTTCTACTGAATCAAAGCAAAAGTCGGCGACTCAGCTTGAACAATTCAAGTCAACAGAGGGGACGCCGATATGCCACGTATGTATACAGCTCGTGTAGCAGCATAGGTATAGCTAGATTAACAAAAAAAAATGGCATTACTTGATGAGTTGATGTTAAAACCAATCAAAGAATATCGATCAATGGATCAAAGTACAAGTTCTTTGCTTTAGATCTGTACAAAGCATGAATTCTGGATAGCCTAGCTGCATGCCTCTTCGATACCTAGCTAGGCGAAAGCCATCAACAAAATGCACCAaaagaacaaaacaaaaaaaaattgttcgCAAAACACTAGAAATAAATCATCGACGAAACCAGAACAACACAGCGAGGAGCGGGCTGCCTGCGTGCATGGCCAGACGAGATGTCCCGATCAGAATTCAGAAGAGGACCCACTTGGCCGCGGCGGCCCTCTCCTCGAGCGTCTTGCCGCGCGCGGCCATCGAGCACCCTTGGTCCTTCTTCCCTCCTCCCCGCGTCGCGGGCAGCAGCTTGGCCCAGAAGCTCGTGGCCgtggtcctcctcctctgctccCTCCTCGCCCGGAGGAACGCCGCCACGGCGTCGGCGTCCCCGACGACCCGCTCGTGCCGCATCAGCAGCGACACCCGCGCCGCGCGCCTCATCTCGTCGTGGAACGCCGGCTCGTCGTCGCCCGGGCTGGCGCACTCCGACGACGCAGCGCTGGAGCCCTCCGAGGAGTAGGCCGTGGACGCCTCCTCGTCGTGGTATCTGCTGTACCCCTCCGCCTCCTCGCCGCGCACGACGGAGGGCAGCGACGACGAGAGGGACAGGTGGGACAGGCGGTCCCGCAGGCAGGACGCGCAGACGCCCGCCCCCTGCTGCCGGTGCCGCCGGCACCGCGCgccctccgccttgcccgacTTGGCCTTGTTGTTGCCCATCACCATGCCGCCGAAACCGAACCGCCAACCAGCTCGCCGACAGGACCGGAAACGCTACCACCACTTCTCGTTCTCGTGTAAAAAACCCAGCAGTCACCTGTCACCGTGTGTGGGCGCGCTCGTGTGCTGCAATATATAT encodes:
- the LOC136474893 gene encoding uncharacterized protein, which translates into the protein MVMGNNKAKSGKAEGARCRRHRQQGAGVCASCLRDRLSHLSLSSSLPSVVRGEEAEGYSRYHDEEASTAYSSEGSSAASSECASPGDDEPAFHDEMRRAARVSLLMRHERVVGDADAVAAFLRARREQRRRTTATSFWAKLLPATRGGGKKDQGCSMAARGKTLEERAAAAKWVLF